A section of the Marmota flaviventris isolate mMarFla1 chromosome 19, mMarFla1.hap1, whole genome shotgun sequence genome encodes:
- the Nlrc3 gene encoding NLR family CARD domain-containing protein 3 isoform X3 yields MRKQEVWTGGEASQAHSTGSPAEQVKALVDLLAWKGSQGGQTPQVPDRTPDSPLGPRSNDSRIRRYREALLSRMGGGPELNGPPPRLASLLLVEGLTDLQLREHDFTQVEATRGQQRPARPIGLDRLFLPLSRVSIPPRISITVGVAGMGKTTLVRHFVRLWAQGQVGRDFLLVLPLTFRDLNIHEKLSADRLLRSVFPNTGEAGLDVATQARVLLVLDGLDECKTPLDFSNTVACTDPKKEIQVDHLITNIVRGNLFPKVSVWITSRPSVAGQIPGGLVDRMTEIRGFTEEEIKVCLERMFPEEQTLLGQVLSQVQADRALYLMCTVPAFCNLTGAALGHLCRSRPALHDAELWPPRTLCELYCWYFQMALSREGQEKGKGALCSCFLQREETLASSVAYCFTHLSLQEFVAAAYYYSASRRAIFDLFTESGMSWPRLGFLTHFRSAAQRAMQAEDGRLDVFLRFLSGLLSPRVNALLAGSLLAQGEHQSYRAQVAELLQGCLHRDTAVCARAVNVLHCLNELQHTELVRSMAEAMESGALARLTGPAHRAALAYLLQVSDTCAREANLSLCLSQGVLQSLLPQLLYCRSLRLDTNQFQDPVMELLGSVLSGKDCRIQKISLAENQISNKGAKALARSLLVNRSLTALDLRSNTIGPQGAKALAEALKINRTLTSLSLQSNMIKDDGARSMAEALASNQTLSLLHLQKNSIGPAGAQRMAEALRQNRSLKELMFSSNSIGDGGAKALAEALKVNQGLESLDLQSNSISDAGVAMLMEALGVNQTLLSLNLRENSISPEGAQALAHALCINSTLKHLDLTANLLHDQGAQAIAVAVGKNHTLKSLHLQWNFIQASAARALGQALLLNSSLTSLDLQENAIGDEGASAVASALKANTALTALYLQVASIGAQGAQALGEALAVNRTLEILDLRGNAIGVAGAKALASSLKINSSLRRLNLQENSLGMDGAICIASALSGNHGLQHINLQGNQVGDSGARMISEAIKTKAPSCTVKM; encoded by the exons ATGAGGAAGCAGGAGGTGTGGACAGGCGGGGAGGCCAGCCAGGCCCACAGCACCGGCTCCCCAGCTGAGCAGGTGAAAGCCCTTGTGGACCTGCTGGCCTGGAAGGGCAGTCAGGGTGGTCAGACCCCTCAGGTTCCTGACAGGACACCGGACTCCCCACTGGGTCCTCGCAGCAATG ATTCAAGGATCCGGAGGTACCGCGAGGCCCTGCTGAGCAGGATGGGAGGCGGCCCAGAGCTGAACGGCCCACCGCCCCGGCTGGCCAGCCTCCTGCTGGTGGAGGGCCTGACAGACCTGCAGCTGAGAGAGCACGACTTCACACAAGTGGAAGCCACACGTGGCCAGCAGCGCCCTGCTCGGCCCATCGGGCTGGACAGGCTTTTCCTGCCTCTGTCCCGGGTGTCCATTCCACCCCGAATCTCCATCACCGTTGGGGTGGCTGGCATGGGGAAGACCACCCTGGTGAGGCACTTTGTCCGCCTCTGGGCCCaagggcaggtgggcagggacTTTCTGCTGGTACTGCCCTTGACCTTCCGGGATCTCAACATCCACGAGAAGCTATCTGCCGACAGACTCCTCCGCTCAGTCTTCCCAAATACTGGGGAGGCTGGCCTGGATGTGGCCACCCAAGCCAGAGTCCTCCTGGTCCTGGATGGCCTGGACGAGTGTAAAACACCTCTGGACTTCTCCAACACTGTGGCCTGCACAGACCCCAAGAAGGAGATTCAGGTGGACCATCTGATCACCAACATTGTCCGAGGCAACCTCTTTCCAAAAGTTTCTGTTTGGATCACCTCCCGTCCCAGTGTGGCTGGCCAGATCCCAGGGGGCCTGGTAGACCGGATGACTGAGATCCGAGGCTTCACTGAGGAGGAGATCAAGGTGTGTTTGGAGCGGATGTTCCCTGAGGAACAGACCCTCCTGGGCCAGGTCCTGAGCCAGGTGCAGGCCGACAGGGCCCTGTATCTGATGTGCACCGTCCCAGCCTTCTGCAATCTCACGGGCGCAGCACTGGGCCACTTGTGTCGCAGCAGGCCAGCACTCCATGACGCAGAGCTGTGGCCTCCACGGACCCTGTGTGAGCTCTACTGTTGGTACTTTCAAATGGCCCtcagcagggaagggcaggagaaGGGCAAG GGCGCCCTGTGTAGCTGCTTTCTGCAGCGGGAGGAGACGCTGGCCTCTTCGGTGGCTTACTGTTTCACCCACCTGTCCCTGCAGGAGTTTGTGGCAGCCGCGTATTACTACAGCGCCTCCAGGAGGGCCATCTTTGACCTATTCACTGAGAGCGGCATGTCCTGGCCCAGGCTGGGCTTCCTCACGCATTTCAGGAGTGCAGCCCAACGGGCCATGCAGGCCGAGGACGGGAGACTGGACGTGTTCCTGCGCTTCCTCTCTGGCCTCTTGTCTCCAAGGGTTAATGCCCTGCTGGCTGGCTCCCTGCTGGCCCAGGGTGAGCACCAGAGCTACAGGGCCCAGGTGGCTGAGCTCCTGCAGGGGTGCCTGCACCGTGACACTGCAGTCTGTGCCCGTGCAGTCAATGTCCTGCACTGCCTGAACGAGCTGCAGCACACGGAGCTGGTCCGCAGCATGGCGGAGGCCATGGAGAGTGGGGCCCTAGCCAGGCTAACCGGCCCTGCACACCGTGCTGCCCTGGCCTATCTCCTGCAGGTGTCTGACACCTGTGCCCGGGAGGCCAACCTGTCCCTGTGCCTCAGCCAGGGTGTCCTCCAGAGCCTGCTGCCCCAGCTGCTCTACTGCCGGAGCCTCAG GCTGGATACCAACCAGTTCCAGGACCCTGTGATGGAGTTGCTGGGCAGCGTGCTGAGTGGGAAGGACTGTCGCATTCAGAAGATCAG CCTGGCTGAGAACCAGATCAGTAACAAAGGGGCCAAAGCTCTGGCCAGATCCCTCCTGGTCAACAGAAGTCTGACGGCTCTGGA CCTCCGCAGTAACACCATTGGACCACAGGGAGCCAAGGCGCTGGCTGAAGCTCTGAAGATTAACCGCACTCTGACCTCTCTGAG CCTCCAGAGCAACATGATCAAGGATGATGGTGCCAGGTCCATGGCAGAGGCCTTGGCCTCCAACCAGACCCTCTCCCTGCTGCA CCTGCAGAAAAATAGCATTGGGCCCGCGGGAGCCCAGCGGATGGCAGAAGCCTTGAGGCAGAACAGGAGTCTGAAGGAGCTCAT GTTCTCCAGTAACAGCATTGGTGATGGAGGTGCCAAGGCTTTAGCTGAGGCCCTAAAGGTGAACCAGGGCTTGGAGAGCCTGGA CCTGCAGAGCAACTCCATCAGTGATGCGGGAGTGGCCATGCTGATGGAGGCCCTTGGTGTCAACCAGACCCTCCTCAGCCTCAA cCTTCGAGAAAACTCCATCAGTCCTGAGGGAGCCCAGGCCCTGGCTCATGCTCTCTGCATCAACAGCACTTTGAAACATCTGGA CCTGACAGCCAACCTCCTCCATGACCAGGGTGCCCAGGCCATTGCAGTAGCAGTGGGAAAAAACCACACCCTCAAGTCCCTTCA CCTGCAGTGGAACTTCATCCAGGCCAGTGCTGCCAGGGCCCTGGGACAAGCACTTCTGCTCAACAGCAGCCTGACCAGCTTAGA CTTACAGGAGAACGCCATTGGGGATGAGGGAGCTTCTGCGGTGGCCAGTGCGCTAAAGGCAAACACAGCCCTCACTGCTCTCTA CCTCCAGGTGGCCTCCATTGGTGCACAAGGGGCCCAGGCGCTGGGGGAAGCCCTGGCTGTGAACAGAACGCTGGAGATTCTTGA CTTACGAGGAAATGCCATTGGAGTGGCAGGAGCGAAGGCCTTGGCCAGCTCACTGAAGATTAACTCCAGTCTCCGAAGGCTTAA TCTTCAAGAGAACTCCTTGGGGATGGATGGGGCCATATGCATTGCCAGTGCTCTGTCTGGGAACCATGGGCTGCAGCACATCAA TCTCCAGGGAAATCAAGTTGGGGACTCTGGTGCCAGGATGATCTCAGAAGCTATCAAGACCAAAGCTCCCTCATGCACTGTGAAGATGTGA
- the Nlrc3 gene encoding NLR family CARD domain-containing protein 3 isoform X2, whose amino-acid sequence MRKQEVWTGGEASQAHSTGSPAEQVKALVDLLAWKGSQGGQTPQVPDRTPDSPLGPRSNDSRIRRYREALLSRMGGGPELNGPPPRLASLLLVEGLTDLQLREHDFTQVEATRGQQRPARPIGLDRLFLPLSRVSIPPRISITVGVAGMGKTTLVRHFVRLWAQGQVGRDFLLVLPLTFRDLNIHEKLSADRLLRSVFPNTGEAGLDVATQARVLLVLDGLDECKTPLDFSNTVACTDPKKEIQVDHLITNIVRGNLFPKVSVWITSRPSVAGQIPGGLVDRMTEIRGFTEEEIKVCLERMFPEEQTLLGQVLSQVQADRALYLMCTVPAFCNLTGAALGHLCRSRPALHDAELWPPRTLCELYCWYFQMALSREGQEKGKVSPRIEQVAHGGRKMVGTLGRLAFHGLVKRKYVFYEQDMKAFGVDLTLLQGALCSCFLQREETLASSVAYCFTHLSLQEFVAAAYYYSASRRAIFDLFTESGMSWPRLGFLTHFRSAAQRAMQAEDGRLDVFLRFLSGLLSPRVNALLAGSLLAQGEHQSYRAQVAELLQGCLHRDTAVCARAVNVLHCLNELQHTELVRSMAEAMESGALARLTGPAHRAALAYLLQVSDTCAREANLSLCLSQGVLQSLLPQLLYCRSLRLDTNQFQDPVMELLGSVLSGKDCRIQKISLAENQISNKGAKALARSLLVNRSLTALDLRSNTIGPQGAKALAEALKINRTLTSLSLQSNMIKDDGARSMAEALASNQTLSLLHLQKNSIGPAGAQRMAEALRQNRSLKELMFSSNSIGDGGAKALAEALKVNQGLESLDLQSNSISDAGVAMLMEALGVNQTLLSLNLRENSISPEGAQALAHALCINSTLKHLDLTANLLHDQGAQAIAVAVGKNHTLKSLHLQWNFIQASAARALGQALLLNSSLTSLDLQVASIGAQGAQALGEALAVNRTLEILDLRGNAIGVAGAKALASSLKINSSLRRLNLQENSLGMDGAICIASALSGNHGLQHINLQGNQVGDSGARMISEAIKTKAPSCTVKM is encoded by the exons ATGAGGAAGCAGGAGGTGTGGACAGGCGGGGAGGCCAGCCAGGCCCACAGCACCGGCTCCCCAGCTGAGCAGGTGAAAGCCCTTGTGGACCTGCTGGCCTGGAAGGGCAGTCAGGGTGGTCAGACCCCTCAGGTTCCTGACAGGACACCGGACTCCCCACTGGGTCCTCGCAGCAATG ATTCAAGGATCCGGAGGTACCGCGAGGCCCTGCTGAGCAGGATGGGAGGCGGCCCAGAGCTGAACGGCCCACCGCCCCGGCTGGCCAGCCTCCTGCTGGTGGAGGGCCTGACAGACCTGCAGCTGAGAGAGCACGACTTCACACAAGTGGAAGCCACACGTGGCCAGCAGCGCCCTGCTCGGCCCATCGGGCTGGACAGGCTTTTCCTGCCTCTGTCCCGGGTGTCCATTCCACCCCGAATCTCCATCACCGTTGGGGTGGCTGGCATGGGGAAGACCACCCTGGTGAGGCACTTTGTCCGCCTCTGGGCCCaagggcaggtgggcagggacTTTCTGCTGGTACTGCCCTTGACCTTCCGGGATCTCAACATCCACGAGAAGCTATCTGCCGACAGACTCCTCCGCTCAGTCTTCCCAAATACTGGGGAGGCTGGCCTGGATGTGGCCACCCAAGCCAGAGTCCTCCTGGTCCTGGATGGCCTGGACGAGTGTAAAACACCTCTGGACTTCTCCAACACTGTGGCCTGCACAGACCCCAAGAAGGAGATTCAGGTGGACCATCTGATCACCAACATTGTCCGAGGCAACCTCTTTCCAAAAGTTTCTGTTTGGATCACCTCCCGTCCCAGTGTGGCTGGCCAGATCCCAGGGGGCCTGGTAGACCGGATGACTGAGATCCGAGGCTTCACTGAGGAGGAGATCAAGGTGTGTTTGGAGCGGATGTTCCCTGAGGAACAGACCCTCCTGGGCCAGGTCCTGAGCCAGGTGCAGGCCGACAGGGCCCTGTATCTGATGTGCACCGTCCCAGCCTTCTGCAATCTCACGGGCGCAGCACTGGGCCACTTGTGTCGCAGCAGGCCAGCACTCCATGACGCAGAGCTGTGGCCTCCACGGACCCTGTGTGAGCTCTACTGTTGGTACTTTCAAATGGCCCtcagcagggaagggcaggagaaGGGCAAGGTGAGCCCTCGGATTGAGCAGGTAGCCCATGGTGGTCGCAAGATGGTGGGGACGCTGGGCCGGCTGGCCTTCCACGGGCTGGTCAAGAGGAAGTACGTGTTTTATGAGCAAGACATGAAGGCGTTTGGTGTGGACCTCACTCTGTTGCAGGGCGCCCTGTGTAGCTGCTTTCTGCAGCGGGAGGAGACGCTGGCCTCTTCGGTGGCTTACTGTTTCACCCACCTGTCCCTGCAGGAGTTTGTGGCAGCCGCGTATTACTACAGCGCCTCCAGGAGGGCCATCTTTGACCTATTCACTGAGAGCGGCATGTCCTGGCCCAGGCTGGGCTTCCTCACGCATTTCAGGAGTGCAGCCCAACGGGCCATGCAGGCCGAGGACGGGAGACTGGACGTGTTCCTGCGCTTCCTCTCTGGCCTCTTGTCTCCAAGGGTTAATGCCCTGCTGGCTGGCTCCCTGCTGGCCCAGGGTGAGCACCAGAGCTACAGGGCCCAGGTGGCTGAGCTCCTGCAGGGGTGCCTGCACCGTGACACTGCAGTCTGTGCCCGTGCAGTCAATGTCCTGCACTGCCTGAACGAGCTGCAGCACACGGAGCTGGTCCGCAGCATGGCGGAGGCCATGGAGAGTGGGGCCCTAGCCAGGCTAACCGGCCCTGCACACCGTGCTGCCCTGGCCTATCTCCTGCAGGTGTCTGACACCTGTGCCCGGGAGGCCAACCTGTCCCTGTGCCTCAGCCAGGGTGTCCTCCAGAGCCTGCTGCCCCAGCTGCTCTACTGCCGGAGCCTCAG GCTGGATACCAACCAGTTCCAGGACCCTGTGATGGAGTTGCTGGGCAGCGTGCTGAGTGGGAAGGACTGTCGCATTCAGAAGATCAG CCTGGCTGAGAACCAGATCAGTAACAAAGGGGCCAAAGCTCTGGCCAGATCCCTCCTGGTCAACAGAAGTCTGACGGCTCTGGA CCTCCGCAGTAACACCATTGGACCACAGGGAGCCAAGGCGCTGGCTGAAGCTCTGAAGATTAACCGCACTCTGACCTCTCTGAG CCTCCAGAGCAACATGATCAAGGATGATGGTGCCAGGTCCATGGCAGAGGCCTTGGCCTCCAACCAGACCCTCTCCCTGCTGCA CCTGCAGAAAAATAGCATTGGGCCCGCGGGAGCCCAGCGGATGGCAGAAGCCTTGAGGCAGAACAGGAGTCTGAAGGAGCTCAT GTTCTCCAGTAACAGCATTGGTGATGGAGGTGCCAAGGCTTTAGCTGAGGCCCTAAAGGTGAACCAGGGCTTGGAGAGCCTGGA CCTGCAGAGCAACTCCATCAGTGATGCGGGAGTGGCCATGCTGATGGAGGCCCTTGGTGTCAACCAGACCCTCCTCAGCCTCAA cCTTCGAGAAAACTCCATCAGTCCTGAGGGAGCCCAGGCCCTGGCTCATGCTCTCTGCATCAACAGCACTTTGAAACATCTGGA CCTGACAGCCAACCTCCTCCATGACCAGGGTGCCCAGGCCATTGCAGTAGCAGTGGGAAAAAACCACACCCTCAAGTCCCTTCA CCTGCAGTGGAACTTCATCCAGGCCAGTGCTGCCAGGGCCCTGGGACAAGCACTTCTGCTCAACAGCAGCCTGACCAGCTTAGA CCTCCAGGTGGCCTCCATTGGTGCACAAGGGGCCCAGGCGCTGGGGGAAGCCCTGGCTGTGAACAGAACGCTGGAGATTCTTGA CTTACGAGGAAATGCCATTGGAGTGGCAGGAGCGAAGGCCTTGGCCAGCTCACTGAAGATTAACTCCAGTCTCCGAAGGCTTAA TCTTCAAGAGAACTCCTTGGGGATGGATGGGGCCATATGCATTGCCAGTGCTCTGTCTGGGAACCATGGGCTGCAGCACATCAA TCTCCAGGGAAATCAAGTTGGGGACTCTGGTGCCAGGATGATCTCAGAAGCTATCAAGACCAAAGCTCCCTCATGCACTGTGAAGATGTGA
- the Nlrc3 gene encoding NLR family CARD domain-containing protein 3 isoform X1 encodes MRKQEVWTGGEASQAHSTGSPAEQVKALVDLLAWKGSQGGQTPQVPDRTPDSPLGPRSNDSRIRRYREALLSRMGGGPELNGPPPRLASLLLVEGLTDLQLREHDFTQVEATRGQQRPARPIGLDRLFLPLSRVSIPPRISITVGVAGMGKTTLVRHFVRLWAQGQVGRDFLLVLPLTFRDLNIHEKLSADRLLRSVFPNTGEAGLDVATQARVLLVLDGLDECKTPLDFSNTVACTDPKKEIQVDHLITNIVRGNLFPKVSVWITSRPSVAGQIPGGLVDRMTEIRGFTEEEIKVCLERMFPEEQTLLGQVLSQVQADRALYLMCTVPAFCNLTGAALGHLCRSRPALHDAELWPPRTLCELYCWYFQMALSREGQEKGKVSPRIEQVAHGGRKMVGTLGRLAFHGLVKRKYVFYEQDMKAFGVDLTLLQGALCSCFLQREETLASSVAYCFTHLSLQEFVAAAYYYSASRRAIFDLFTESGMSWPRLGFLTHFRSAAQRAMQAEDGRLDVFLRFLSGLLSPRVNALLAGSLLAQGEHQSYRAQVAELLQGCLHRDTAVCARAVNVLHCLNELQHTELVRSMAEAMESGALARLTGPAHRAALAYLLQVSDTCAREANLSLCLSQGVLQSLLPQLLYCRSLRLDTNQFQDPVMELLGSVLSGKDCRIQKISLAENQISNKGAKALARSLLVNRSLTALDLRSNTIGPQGAKALAEALKINRTLTSLSLQSNMIKDDGARSMAEALASNQTLSLLHLQKNSIGPAGAQRMAEALRQNRSLKELMFSSNSIGDGGAKALAEALKVNQGLESLDLQSNSISDAGVAMLMEALGVNQTLLSLNLRENSISPEGAQALAHALCINSTLKHLDLTANLLHDQGAQAIAVAVGKNHTLKSLHLQWNFIQASAARALGQALLLNSSLTSLDLQENAIGDEGASAVASALKANTALTALYLQVASIGAQGAQALGEALAVNRTLEILDLRGNAIGVAGAKALASSLKINSSLRRLNLQENSLGMDGAICIASALSGNHGLQHINLQGNQVGDSGARMISEAIKTKAPSCTVKM; translated from the exons ATGAGGAAGCAGGAGGTGTGGACAGGCGGGGAGGCCAGCCAGGCCCACAGCACCGGCTCCCCAGCTGAGCAGGTGAAAGCCCTTGTGGACCTGCTGGCCTGGAAGGGCAGTCAGGGTGGTCAGACCCCTCAGGTTCCTGACAGGACACCGGACTCCCCACTGGGTCCTCGCAGCAATG ATTCAAGGATCCGGAGGTACCGCGAGGCCCTGCTGAGCAGGATGGGAGGCGGCCCAGAGCTGAACGGCCCACCGCCCCGGCTGGCCAGCCTCCTGCTGGTGGAGGGCCTGACAGACCTGCAGCTGAGAGAGCACGACTTCACACAAGTGGAAGCCACACGTGGCCAGCAGCGCCCTGCTCGGCCCATCGGGCTGGACAGGCTTTTCCTGCCTCTGTCCCGGGTGTCCATTCCACCCCGAATCTCCATCACCGTTGGGGTGGCTGGCATGGGGAAGACCACCCTGGTGAGGCACTTTGTCCGCCTCTGGGCCCaagggcaggtgggcagggacTTTCTGCTGGTACTGCCCTTGACCTTCCGGGATCTCAACATCCACGAGAAGCTATCTGCCGACAGACTCCTCCGCTCAGTCTTCCCAAATACTGGGGAGGCTGGCCTGGATGTGGCCACCCAAGCCAGAGTCCTCCTGGTCCTGGATGGCCTGGACGAGTGTAAAACACCTCTGGACTTCTCCAACACTGTGGCCTGCACAGACCCCAAGAAGGAGATTCAGGTGGACCATCTGATCACCAACATTGTCCGAGGCAACCTCTTTCCAAAAGTTTCTGTTTGGATCACCTCCCGTCCCAGTGTGGCTGGCCAGATCCCAGGGGGCCTGGTAGACCGGATGACTGAGATCCGAGGCTTCACTGAGGAGGAGATCAAGGTGTGTTTGGAGCGGATGTTCCCTGAGGAACAGACCCTCCTGGGCCAGGTCCTGAGCCAGGTGCAGGCCGACAGGGCCCTGTATCTGATGTGCACCGTCCCAGCCTTCTGCAATCTCACGGGCGCAGCACTGGGCCACTTGTGTCGCAGCAGGCCAGCACTCCATGACGCAGAGCTGTGGCCTCCACGGACCCTGTGTGAGCTCTACTGTTGGTACTTTCAAATGGCCCtcagcagggaagggcaggagaaGGGCAAGGTGAGCCCTCGGATTGAGCAGGTAGCCCATGGTGGTCGCAAGATGGTGGGGACGCTGGGCCGGCTGGCCTTCCACGGGCTGGTCAAGAGGAAGTACGTGTTTTATGAGCAAGACATGAAGGCGTTTGGTGTGGACCTCACTCTGTTGCAGGGCGCCCTGTGTAGCTGCTTTCTGCAGCGGGAGGAGACGCTGGCCTCTTCGGTGGCTTACTGTTTCACCCACCTGTCCCTGCAGGAGTTTGTGGCAGCCGCGTATTACTACAGCGCCTCCAGGAGGGCCATCTTTGACCTATTCACTGAGAGCGGCATGTCCTGGCCCAGGCTGGGCTTCCTCACGCATTTCAGGAGTGCAGCCCAACGGGCCATGCAGGCCGAGGACGGGAGACTGGACGTGTTCCTGCGCTTCCTCTCTGGCCTCTTGTCTCCAAGGGTTAATGCCCTGCTGGCTGGCTCCCTGCTGGCCCAGGGTGAGCACCAGAGCTACAGGGCCCAGGTGGCTGAGCTCCTGCAGGGGTGCCTGCACCGTGACACTGCAGTCTGTGCCCGTGCAGTCAATGTCCTGCACTGCCTGAACGAGCTGCAGCACACGGAGCTGGTCCGCAGCATGGCGGAGGCCATGGAGAGTGGGGCCCTAGCCAGGCTAACCGGCCCTGCACACCGTGCTGCCCTGGCCTATCTCCTGCAGGTGTCTGACACCTGTGCCCGGGAGGCCAACCTGTCCCTGTGCCTCAGCCAGGGTGTCCTCCAGAGCCTGCTGCCCCAGCTGCTCTACTGCCGGAGCCTCAG GCTGGATACCAACCAGTTCCAGGACCCTGTGATGGAGTTGCTGGGCAGCGTGCTGAGTGGGAAGGACTGTCGCATTCAGAAGATCAG CCTGGCTGAGAACCAGATCAGTAACAAAGGGGCCAAAGCTCTGGCCAGATCCCTCCTGGTCAACAGAAGTCTGACGGCTCTGGA CCTCCGCAGTAACACCATTGGACCACAGGGAGCCAAGGCGCTGGCTGAAGCTCTGAAGATTAACCGCACTCTGACCTCTCTGAG CCTCCAGAGCAACATGATCAAGGATGATGGTGCCAGGTCCATGGCAGAGGCCTTGGCCTCCAACCAGACCCTCTCCCTGCTGCA CCTGCAGAAAAATAGCATTGGGCCCGCGGGAGCCCAGCGGATGGCAGAAGCCTTGAGGCAGAACAGGAGTCTGAAGGAGCTCAT GTTCTCCAGTAACAGCATTGGTGATGGAGGTGCCAAGGCTTTAGCTGAGGCCCTAAAGGTGAACCAGGGCTTGGAGAGCCTGGA CCTGCAGAGCAACTCCATCAGTGATGCGGGAGTGGCCATGCTGATGGAGGCCCTTGGTGTCAACCAGACCCTCCTCAGCCTCAA cCTTCGAGAAAACTCCATCAGTCCTGAGGGAGCCCAGGCCCTGGCTCATGCTCTCTGCATCAACAGCACTTTGAAACATCTGGA CCTGACAGCCAACCTCCTCCATGACCAGGGTGCCCAGGCCATTGCAGTAGCAGTGGGAAAAAACCACACCCTCAAGTCCCTTCA CCTGCAGTGGAACTTCATCCAGGCCAGTGCTGCCAGGGCCCTGGGACAAGCACTTCTGCTCAACAGCAGCCTGACCAGCTTAGA CTTACAGGAGAACGCCATTGGGGATGAGGGAGCTTCTGCGGTGGCCAGTGCGCTAAAGGCAAACACAGCCCTCACTGCTCTCTA CCTCCAGGTGGCCTCCATTGGTGCACAAGGGGCCCAGGCGCTGGGGGAAGCCCTGGCTGTGAACAGAACGCTGGAGATTCTTGA CTTACGAGGAAATGCCATTGGAGTGGCAGGAGCGAAGGCCTTGGCCAGCTCACTGAAGATTAACTCCAGTCTCCGAAGGCTTAA TCTTCAAGAGAACTCCTTGGGGATGGATGGGGCCATATGCATTGCCAGTGCTCTGTCTGGGAACCATGGGCTGCAGCACATCAA TCTCCAGGGAAATCAAGTTGGGGACTCTGGTGCCAGGATGATCTCAGAAGCTATCAAGACCAAAGCTCCCTCATGCACTGTGAAGATGTGA